The Toxoplasma gondii ME49 chromosome XII, whole genome shotgun sequence genome includes a region encoding these proteins:
- a CDS encoding prenyltransferase and squalene oxidase repeat-containing protein (encoded by transcript TGME49_278230): MVVEAPLAAARHRCFLQRVVGAGLQSLRKREAESSKLDKEDYFAHHHPFSQEESSSDGINSVEAESFLLSGVYWTLAGLALLENDYKRGRLGFGDAPDGGNREEASTSFLGETQRSSLVRLVMKCKRTLACSRHVEGTENSADPQSESLEDAACSCCVGFAPHPDPSYPATSLSTLSALQILFLLGSAGPSTLPPHLLNKIQRFLARLQDQNTGAFNNQCNDSPNHAAEPDMRFAMCAVASLQLTQLLANRSAGNSRSGCVTKVRETGNTSKERTKSGIEGGSGYANAKKHKTHDCSSDNQRRVPRQTDNGSCANSSDNWFRGCIDRNKLFDWITQCQNLDGGFGCAPGCESHAGTTFCAIASLSLIERLPQLPASARLSVEGWLGARQLPGGGLNGRPGKSADSCYCWWILATANILGMDLASVYDTQTLKQFVLSCQAETGGISRVPIKTPSSGCGTVVAAHESPGNQNDTAREEVSVASAASLKVQEDKSRNQVESETPETSLFGKGRLESHSASQKVPDPFHTFFGLAGLSILVHAGAGHVNQPCLDEPLSRVLATVNPLYGLPTYAVDNYM, translated from the exons ATGGTGGTGGAGGCCCCCCTGGCTGCTGCTCGGCACCGCTGCTTTCTCCAGCGCGTTGTAGGCGCCGGCCTCCAGTCcctgcgaaagagagaggcggagagtTCGAAATTGGACAAGGAAGACTATTTCGCTCACCACCATCCGTTTTCTCAAGAAGAAAGCTCCAGTGATGGGATAAATTCTGTGGAAGCAGAGTCCTTTCTGCTCAGTGGAGTGTACTGGACGCTCGCGGGTTTGGCGCTCTTAGAAAATGACTACAAAAGAGGCAGACTCGGATTCGGCGACGCACCCGACGGGGGTAACCGCGAGGAAGCGTCCACTTCCTTTCTAGGCGAAACGCAGCGATCCTCTTTAGTTAGACTTGTCATGAAATGCAAACGAACACTTGCTTGCAGTCGCCACGTGGAAGGCACAGAAAACAGCGCCGACCCTCAGTCAGAGTCTTTGGAAGATGCAGCCTGCTCCTGCTGCGTCGGCTTTGCGCCACATCCAGACCCCAGTTACCCAGCAACGAGTCTATCGACCTTGAGTGCGCTGCAGATACTGTTTCTATTAGGGAGTGCGGGCCCTTCCACTTTGCCGCCGCACTTACTTAACAAGATCCAGCGTTTTCTCGCACGTTTGCAAGACCAGAACACTGGAGCTTTCAACAACCAGTGCAACGATTCACCGAACCATGCAGCCGAACCGGACATGCGTTTCGCCATGTGCGCAGTCGCCAGCCTCCAGCTGACGCAGCTACTCGCTAATCGAAGCGCAGGTAATTCGAGGAGTGGATGTGTCACGAAAGTCCGTGAAACTGGAAACACGAGCAAAGAACGCACGAAATCGGGGATCGAAGGAGGCAGCGGATATGCCAATGCTaagaaacacaaaacgcATGACTGTTCCTCGGATAATCAGCGGAGGGTGCCACGCCAAACAGACAACGGTTCCTGCGCGAACAGTTCAGATAATTGGTTCCGCGGATGCATCGACAGGAACAAGCTTTTCGACTGGATTACACAGTGCCAAAACCTTGATGGCGGTTTTGGATGCGCTCCAGGATGTGAATCTCACGCAGGGACGACCTTTTGTGCAATTGCGTCACTAAGTTTGATCGAAAGGCTACCCCAGCTGCCAGCCTCAGCACGCCTGTCTGTCGAAGG GTGGCTAGGCGCGCGACAACTGCCTGGCGGCGGCCTCAACGGCCGCCCTGGGAAAAGCGCGGATTCTTGCTATTGTTGGTGGATTTTAGCCACAGCCAACATTCTGGGTATGGATCTCGCATCGGTCTACGACACACAAACACTGAAGCAATTCGTTCTTTCTTGCCAAGCAGAGACTGGTGGCATATCACGCGTACCGATCAAAACTCCCTCTTCAGGCTGTGGTACTGTTGTTGCCGCACACGAATCTCCTGGCAATCAAAACGACACAGCGAGGGAGGAAGTGTCCGTTGCAAGCGCAGCATCGTTAAAAGTCCAGGAAGACAAGAGCAGGAACCAAGTGGAGAGTGAGACTCCAGAAACTAGTCTTTTCGGAAAAGGTCGGTTGGAATCTCACTCCGCTTCACAAAAAGTTCCTGATCCTTTTCATACGTTTTTCGGTTTGGCAGGGCTCTCCATTCTTGTCCATGCCGGGGCGGGTCACGTGAATCAGCCCTGTCTAGATGAACCGTTATCCCGGGTGTTGGCGACCGTGAATCCCCTGTATGGACTACCTACTTACGCCGTCGACAATTACATGTGA
- a CDS encoding Zn-finger in Ran binding protein and others domain-containing protein (encoded by transcript TGME49_278240), producing MSSPAPYFSSDASRQNIFLAAPPAGPSATLGTGTSKATAGQSSGLAGRPEDADAAAILQLHLQLSQELQRSPVTDGDIFRALKKLARNSGSETPGGSGLSPAFLDTAQQGATQTEGNFPPPPPGEDVYTQHLRSGSNHSMRGSEGKRGPSLSNQNASLGSPGVFAGGSGLGGRNASAAPHSLSSLSFQGTPPVSAPSTPRGSSWRCRFCSSLNAGTGLGRCMCCGRQNQKRGGAKGSAAQGVGQTGSGSVQNLQIQQLRRDVLLAAVTAAAAAAEKRSDKKEAKRAAAAVSAVATAMAESRQQLLAENHGAAPYFSGRVGGSAPSGLSSDSASGTLYEDRAAAAAVAAASLLPGLLGSLEASSGSAGTPGGSGQSPATSLTSLEDGGGSTLFSSLTSFESDGGCVTRAGLIPELGGLKGTRHLPAFDEQSTPGRHFLGDSSSTGMRQSVGSLEGGSTPGTFSLLESNAYGVDFSVFQELATAPQSTLFTDDVTPADSLSLASDCRSPSGATPSSIVSGRSSFCNSGLAAGVSSVGGGRDSSGNSSTNASTPTTGANVIGSGRGTGRTANGAGSVSGAGSSVTPGVAGTSVGLSLGACGVPKDGRNSVNRLQEGAGRPRNSSAVVDAKRTEAAGFSGPAISFGSGPENSGAGSLNAATPSTQSSLPQHVQTSRNSANLLMKGDTSTSSCASFLQSAASSPSAMEGDESPVSALLEGLGLSTANAPGIDALLPSVLSPIQVLLLKAKEVADRLVGDFQVLGYNDPTAKAAEALRTSLAILGFAPPPHSLGGPEEDSAESAGARSGQAGKEKQREAGQGRENDDDRKPKNANWIQGIGGPHFSAPTMLAHPDEFKNPSSFLKIYGDPMCAVADASAPQTGGRQPGPGGRSLPGTCGRVDGASASTSGSLPIRGHNGNWVCESCSNVNFPRRFRCNKCGAVRGPQGDAIVAEYAKLVYHQHVKAYRNLASRPGVDLPLKRLQSGGGNASTGAAHALQKGASRFAVGTGNNLQGHDAAFSPNGGCVGGSARVLAAVTEAASLNLSSVQTRQVALPAADSRKPAIPQPPSTNPNLNGGVPHGDTSRQGMNFPAIFLPVVSGANGVPAPPPPTVQPPVPPGARTSGKASEATVGRVLPGAKGVSPVQKSVVDEKKGAKKASNSEWPASDKAGSGKGEPQGNADKREAFEAEAAQEELENDSENPASGEDACSSLEVANSGSDQVAVSGKPSVTSTTSGPVSAVSSPRTDGGNSPVNLGDSNEATP from the exons ATGAGTTCGCCGGCGCCGTACTTCTCGTCTGACGCCTCTCGTCAGAATATCTTTCTGGCGGCTCCGCCGGCAGGTCCGTCTGCCACCCTGGGTACGGGAACCTCTAAGGCGACTGCTGGTCAATCGTCTGGTCTCGCTGGACGGCCGGAAGATGCGGATGCCGCCGCAATTCTCCAGCTGCATCTGCAGCTGAGTCAGGAACTCCAGCGGTCGCCCGTTACCGACGGGGACATTTTTCGCGCGCTGAAGAAGCTCGCGCGGAATTCAGGAAGCGAGACCCCTGGCGGCAGCGGCCTGTCTCCCGCATTTCTGGATACCGCACAGCAAGGCGCCACGCAGACGGAAGGCAATTTCCCTCCCCCGCCCCCTGGCGAGGACGTGTACACCCAGCATCTGCGCTCCGGAAGCAACCACAGTATGAGGGGAAGCGAGGGGAAGCGGGGGCCCTCTTTGTCGAACCAGAACGCGTCCCTTGGATCGCCAGGAGTCTTCGCAGGCGGGAGCGGCCTCGGGGGGCGGAATGCGAGCGCGGCGCCCCACAGCCTGTCTTCGCTGAGCTTTCAGGGCACCCCGCCGGTGTCTGCGCCAAGCACGCCTCGCGGGAGCAGCTGGCGCTGTCGCTTTTGCTCCTCGTTGAATGCGGGGACTGGCCTTGGCCGGTGCATGTGCTGCGGCAGACAGAATCAGAAGCGCGGGGGTGCGAAGGGCAGCGCTGCTCAGGGCGTGGGTCAGACAGGAAGCGGCTCCGTCCAGAACCTCCAGATCCAGCAGCTCCGCCGAGACGTGCTCCTCGCCGCCGTGACCGCCGCTGCAGCGGCAGCTGAGAAGCGCTCGgacaagaaggaggcgaagcgcgcCGCTGCAGCGGTCTCGGCTGTAGCCACAGCGATGGCGGAGTCCCGTCAGCAGCTGCTTGCGGAGAACCACGGCGCTGCCCCGTACTTCTCCGGAAGGGTTGGCGGCTCTGCCCCGAGCGGGCTGTCCTCTGACTCAGCTTCCGGGACGCTCTACGAGGACAGAGCCGCTGCGGCAGCAGTGGCCGCAGCGTCGCTCTTGCCGGGGCTTCTCGGGAGCCTCGAAGCGAGCAGTGGGAGCGCGGGGACTCCAGGCGGCAGCGGGCAGTCGCCGGCCACGAGTTTGACTTCCCTCGAGGATGGGGGCGGGAGTAcattgttttcttctctcacatCCTTTGAAAGTGACGGCGGCTGCGTGACGCGCGCGGGTCTTATTCCCGAGCTGGGGGGCCTTAAGGGGACCCGCCATTTGCCGGCTTTCGACGAGCAGTCGACGCCCGGGCGCCACTTCCTGGGAGACTCGAGCTCGACGGGCATGAGACAGAGTGTCGGGAGCCTGGAAGGCGGCAGCACGCCGGGGACGTTCTCGCTGCTGGAATCGAACGCGTACGGAGTCGACTTCAGTGTTTTCCAGGAACTCGCGACCGCGCCGCAGTCCACGTTGTTCACGGATGACGTCACGCCTGCCGACAGCCTGTCGCTGGCCAGCGACTGCCGCAGTCCGTCCGGTGCGACGCCTTCCTCGATCGTCAGCGGccgcagcagcttctgcaaCTCCGGCCTCGCCGCCGGTGTGAGCTCAGTTGGAGGGGGCCGCGACAGCAGCGGGAACTCGAGCACGAACGCCAGCACCCCAACCACAGGGGCGAACGTGATCGGCAGCGGGCGAGGGACTGGGCGAACGGCGAACGGAGCTGGGTCGGTCTCCGGCGCCGGGTCCTCTGTGACGCCGGGTGTGGCTGGCACAAGCGTGGGGCTGTCTTTGGGCGCTTGTGGCGTTCCGAAGGATGGAAGGAACTCGGTAAATCGGCTCCAGGAAGGGGCAGGAAGGCCGCGGAACAGCAGCGCGGTGGTGGACGCGAAACGGACCGAGGCTGCCGGATTCTCGGGTCCTGCGATCTCGTTTGGGAGCGGTCCTGAAAATTCCGGAGCGGGTTCATTGAACGCAGCCACGCCGAGCACCCAGAGCTCCCTTCCCCAGCACGTTCAGACTAGTCGGAACTCCGCCAACCTTCTTATGAAGGGAGACACAAGCACCAGTAGCTGCGCAAGTTTCCTACAGTCTGCAGCATCCTCGCCCTCGGCCATGGAGGGCGACGAGTCTCCTGTCAGTGCTCTCCTGGAAGGTTTGGGCCTCTCGACTGCGAATGCGCCAGGAATTGACGCGCTGCTTCCttccgtcctctctcctATTCAG gTTCTTCTTTTAAAGGCGAAGGAGGTGGCAGACCGCCTCGTGGGCGACTTCCAAGTGCTGGGGTACAACGATCCAACGGCGAAGGCCGCAGAGGCGCTGCGCACCTCGCTTGCGATTCTGGGCTTCGCGCCGCCCCCGCACAGCCTCGGTGGCCCCGAGGAAGATTCTGCTGAATCTGCGGGAGCTCGCAGCGGCCAGGcgggaaaggaaaaacaacgCGAGGCCGGACAGGGCcgagagaacgacgacgaCAGGAAGCCGAAGAACGCCAACTGGATACAGG GTATTGGTGGCCCCCACTTTTCTGCACCTACGATGCTGGCGCATCCGGACGAGTTCAAGAACCCGAGCAGCTTTCTGAAGATCTACGGGGATCCCATGTGTGCCGTCGCCGATGCGTCGGCGCCTCAAACGGGGGGCCGACAGCCGGGCCCTGGAGGCCGCTCGCTGCCTGGAACCTGTGGGCGGGTCGACGGCGCCTCGGCAAGCACGAGCGGTAGTTTGCCGATTCGCGGCCACAACGGGAACTGGGTCTGTGAGAGTTGCTCGAATGTGAATTTCCCGCGGCGCTTCCGGTGCAACAAATGCGGCGCCGTGCGCGGCCCCCAGGGAGACGCGATCGTCGCAGAGTACGCCAAGCTTGTGTACCACCAGCATGTGAAGGCGTACAGAAATCTCGCCTCTCGTCCGGGCGTGGATCTGCCGCTGAAGCGCCTGCAGAGCGGGGGTGGAAACGCGAGCACAGGTGCGGCGCATGCCCTCCAGAAAGGCGCAAGTCGGTTCGCGGTCGGGACGGGAAACAACTTGCAGGGCCACGACGCCGCCTTCAGTCCGAATGGGGGTTGTGTTGGAGGCTCCGCGAGAGTCTTGGCGGCCGTTACAGAGGCGGCCAGCCTGAATCTCTCCAGTGTGCAGACTCGTCAGGTGGCACTGCCCGCTGCGGACTCCCGCAAGCCTGCGATTCCGCAACCGCCGAGCACAAATCCGAACCTGAACGGTGGCGTTCCTCACGGGGACACGAGTCGGCAAGGAATGAATTTCCCGGCGATTTTCCTGCCCGTGGTATCGGGCGCAAACGGGGTTccggcgccgccgcctccgacCGTCCAGCCCCCCGTGCCGCCGGGTGCACGAACATCCGGGAAGGCATCAGAGGCAACGGTGGGTCGAGTGCTGCCTGGCGCAAAAGGCGTTTCGCCCGTCCAAAAGTCGGTCGTGGACGAAAAGAAgggcgcgaagaaggcgtcgaATTCGGAGTGGCCAGCGTCGGACAAAGCCGGAAGCGGAAAGGGAGAGCCGCAAGGAAATGCCGACAAGCGCGAGGCGTTTGAAGCTGAGGCCGCGCaagaggaactcgagaacgACAGCGAAAATCCCGCGTCTGGCGAAGACGCATGCTCTTCTCTGGAGGTTGCGAACTCTGGAAGCGATCAGGTAGCAGTGAGCGGAAAACCGTCTGTGACATCAACTACGTCGGGTCCAGTTTCGGCAGTCTCGTCACCGCGCACAGACGGCGGGAACTCGCCTGTCAACTTAGGCGACAGCAACGAAGCGACACCGTGA
- a CDS encoding hypothetical protein (encoded by transcript TGME49_278220), translating to MSSVFAFSLQSFLRRVFSIPSVSFATDARTHFLLPRWRPSAPEVLFRTKELTHTATFHSSGQNQLHLQVRRLHISHKSRSGAHSVRNRSFIRKPRQGEMRCLSVSPPFVGEMTPSRLWFRRQRIPRSCHRSREMGDPQPFSPATEISLSGRDSLPPHTRQRNIQGNMSVHQGPPSQPQRRERLFLHLTSPVKRKTLLFLGASPPTLQCLSSSFSSASAFAPQVTSSFCYCPHALRVFQNTAESPVPSSCSSPFSTPPASSHISSSPSSSPPSPSSPLLPSPFSSRPFSSLFFRSSVPSPASLRRTACGPGSSRFFSGTSRRLSLFFSDPPPAYALSLHAGYKIQAALCVDRLPLVYREPRYEKRWREFKEQWEAQTKNGLTLADEITFMKFPFHFFETEEAQKKREELISKTGDAEVSELELLLSEEGFSGKRKLQRDRDAKKAAREEQSAVKSAGRGQDEKGLRSLEREPERTLYLIVRYGDSWQFPLEDRIHGQSMRSTLKRLCSEQLGSSYAPFLLGYSPFSYAKRTYPKKTKEAGILGRKIFYYRAHHIPGSENLKLPEGSPVSDFAWVTLQELPAYISPRKLAAVSAGLLLEE from the exons atgtcctcagtttttgctttttctctccagagttTTCTCCGTCGGGTCTTCTCCAttccctctgtgtcttttgCCACGGATGCGCGGACccactttcttctgcctcgctggCGCCCTTCGGCCCCTGAAGTTTTGTTTCGTACGAAAGAACTAACGCACACAGCCACCTTTCACTCGAGTGGACAGAACCAGCTGCACTTGCAAGTGCGGCGCCTCCATATAAGCCACAAAAGCAGATCTGGCGCTCACTCTGTTCGAAATCGGAGCTTCATTCGAAAGCCTCGCCAAGGAGAAATGAGgtgcctttctgtctcgccgccCTTTGTAGGCGAGATGACGCCGTCTCGCCTTTGGTTTCGGCGTCAGCGAATTCCGCGGTCTTGTCACAGAAGCCGGGAGATGGGGGACCCTCAGCCATTTTCGCCTGCGACAGAAATTTCTCTTTCTGGGAGGgactctcttcctccccacACACGGCAACGTAACATTCAGGGCAACATGTCAGTGCATCAAGGTCCTCCCTCCCagccgcagagacgcgaacggCTTTTTCTCCACCTGACGTCGCCGGTTAAGAGGAAgactcttctctttctcgggGCATCTCCCCCCACCCTTCAgtgtctttcgtcttcgttttcttctgccaGTGCTTTCGCGCCCCAGGTTACTTCTTCGTTTTGTTATTGTCCACATGCATTGCGAGTCTTTCAAAACACGGCAGAATCCCCagtgccttcttcatgttcttCACCCTTCTCGACCCCACCCGCCTCTTCACacatttcttcttccccttcttcttctcccccgtctccttcgtcgcctcttctcccttctcccttttcttctcgtccgttttcttctctctttttccggtCTTCCGTGCCTTCACCTGCATCTCTCCGTCGTACTGCCTGCGGTCCAggttcttctcgtttcttctccgggACGTCGCGACGactttcgctctttttttcggACCCCCCGCCGGCGTACGCcctgtcgctgcatgcaggctaCAAGATTCAGGCGGCCCTGTGCGTTGACCGACTGCCTCTGGTGTACCGAGAGCCTCGCTACGAGAAGCGCTGGCGAGAGTTCAAGGAGCAGTGGGaagcgcagacgaagaacggcTTGACGCTCGCAGACGAAATCACCTTCATGAAGTTCcccttccactttttcgagacagaagaagcccagaagaagagagaggaacttATCTCCAAGACTGGAGATGCCGAAGTCTCTGAACTGGAACTCCTCCTCAGTGAGGAAGGATTCtcgggaaagagaaaactccaaagagacagagacgcgaagaaggcagctcGCGAG GAGCAGAGTGCCGTGAAGAGCGCAGGACGGGGACAGGACGAGAAAGGCCTTCGATCCTTGGAGCGGGAACCTGAGAGAACTCTCTACTTGATTGTTCGATATGGAGACAGCTGGCAGTTCCCTCTTGAGGACCGCATCCACGGCCAGTCGATGAGGAGT ACTCTGAAGCGACTCTGTTCAGAGCAACTGGGCAGTTCGTAcgcgccttttctcctcggctactctcccttctcttaCGCCAAACGAACGTAtccgaagaaaacgaaggaggcTGGCATCCTGGGACGGAAG ATCTTCTACTACCGTGCCCACCACATCCCAGGCTCTGAGAATCTGAAGCTTCCGGAGGGCAGTCCCGTCTCCGACTTTGCCTGGGTGACGCTTCAGGAGCTTCCTGCCTACATTTCTCCTCGCAAGCTCGCTGCGGTCTCTGCAGGGCTTCTCCTAGAAGAATAA